One genomic region from Uloborus diversus isolate 005 chromosome 2, Udiv.v.3.1, whole genome shotgun sequence encodes:
- the LOC129217462 gene encoding pseudouridylate synthase TRUB2, mitochondrial-like yields the protein MPQTLSFAPDAWKLLNGIFCVYKPPGVFSIHVRNTLAFNLCRDLNEMKKRPPNNRVLLKGSVCSEQPLAVEIRPNYADHELVSGPRYQMQDIRMRWLYCLGKNTSGVFAMTVNDGCKSLSTLSSSNFLRKYEVKGQFGKATTTFMSDGKVMQRTTYYHIRHSALDRVLASIQSSHQSLAYEYAGVNIQSQEAYEMASKGVIRPSGKSNPIIYSIKCTDFSLPNFTLEIQCINENETFLAELVHQIGVYLRSTAFCTQLRQLQFGQFTLDHALLRKHWTLENILSNVTLCKELLDGGNMTPNSAHFESVKTSKSENIVERMQNEMREDAL from the exons ATGCCGCAAACACTGAGCTTTGCACCAGATGCTTGGAAATTACTGAATGGCATTTTCTGTGTTTATAAACCGCCTGGAGTATTTTCTATTCATGTTCGCAATactttggcatttaatttatgtAGAG ATTTGAATGAAATGAAGAAGAGGCCACCTAATAATCGAGTCCTCTTGAAAGGATCTGTATGTTCTGAACAACCCCTTGCAGTAGAAATCCGGCCTAATTATGCTGATCATGAACTAG TATCTGGACCACGTTATCAAATGCAGGACATCAGAATGAGGTGGCTCTATTGTCTTGGAAAAAACACTAGTGGAGTCTTTg CTATGACAGTAAATGATGGCTGTAAAAGTTTGTCAACATTAAGTTCCAGTAACTTTCTACGAAAGTACGAAGTTAAAGGACAGTTTGGTAAAGCTACTACAACTTTTATGTCGGATGGAAAAGTGATGCAACGAACAACTTACT aCCATATACGTCATTCAGCTTTAGATCGTGTTTTAGCTTCTATACAATCTTCTCATCAATCTCTTGCGTATGA GTATGCAGGAGTAAACATTCAAAGCCAAGAAGCATATGAAATGGCCAGCAAAGGAGTCATACGACCCAGTGGGAAATCAAACCCAATTATATATAGCATTAAATGTACAGATTTCAGCCTGCCTAATTTTACTTtag aaattcaatgcatcaatgaaaatgaaacattctTGGCAGAGTTGGTTCATCAAATTGGCGTTTATTTACGAAGCACTGCCTTCTGCACACAACTGAGACAACTTCAGTTTGGCCAATTTACCTTAGACCATGCACTTCTAAGAAAGCATTGGACTTTGGAAAACATTCTCAGCAACGTCACCCTGTGCAAAGAATTATTAGACGGAGGAAACATGACTCCCAACAGTGCTCATTTTGAGAGTGTCAAGACATCAAAATCAGAGAACATTGTGGAGAGAATGCAAAATGAAATGAGAGAAGATGCTTTATAG